A genomic segment from Methanocaldococcus sp. encodes:
- a CDS encoding Nif3-like dinuclear metal center hexameric protein: MKAKEIIEFIESFAPKELAIEGDNVGLQVGDNLDKDIEKMGIALDPSLSVIKKAEKEKVDFLFTHHPLLKDPIKNFTGIIYKKLKILMENDIILYSAHTNLDICKNGLNDALAEVYNLENVEPLYDNGLGRVGLFRGTFEEFLDITKKYIYKNPIVVKSKEVGDNFKLAVLSGYGLSQSSIKYVSEKADVYLSGDLTHHSKILAEDLGLVVVDATHYSTEVYGLNKFKKYLSLNLNVKIFSLDF; encoded by the coding sequence ATGAAAGCCAAGGAAATTATAGAATTTATTGAAAGTTTTGCACCAAAGGAGTTGGCAATTGAAGGAGACAATGTAGGATTACAAGTTGGAGACAACTTAGACAAAGATATAGAAAAAATGGGCATTGCCTTAGATCCTTCACTGTCAGTTATTAAAAAAGCCGAAAAAGAGAAAGTAGATTTTTTATTTACACATCATCCATTATTAAAAGACCCAATAAAAAATTTTACAGGCATTATTTATAAAAAACTAAAAATATTAATGGAAAATGACATTATTTTATACTCTGCCCATACAAACTTAGATATCTGCAAAAATGGGTTAAATGATGCTTTAGCTGAAGTTTATAATTTGGAGAATGTTGAGCCTTTATATGATAATGGACTTGGGAGAGTTGGACTATTTAGAGGAACATTTGAAGAATTTTTGGATATAACTAAAAAATATATCTACAAAAATCCTATTGTTGTTAAGAGTAAAGAAGTAGGAGATAACTTTAAATTAGCAGTTTTATCAGGATATGGTTTATCTCAATCCTCTATAAAATATGTTTCTGAAAAGGCAGATGTATATCTTTCAGGAGATTTAACTCACCACTCAAAAATTTTGGCTGAGGATCTTGGTTTAGTTGTTGTTGATGCTACACATTATTCAACAGAAGTTTATGGATTAAATAAATTTAAAAAATATTTATCTTTAAATTTGAATGTAAAAATATTTAGTTTAGATTTTTAA
- a CDS encoding helix-turn-helix domain-containing protein: protein MPIFQVLGKKGTIEILYKIKDGVNSFTNIKEAMDRDGCSVSTRTLAERLSELENENLIQKIGNKYYLTKKGEESLEIIENILKWEAKWEEAKIPKIIIGMLGDKER from the coding sequence ATGCCAATATTTCAAGTTCTTGGTAAAAAGGGAACAATAGAAATATTATATAAAATTAAAGATGGGGTTAATTCTTTTACTAACATAAAGGAAGCTATGGATAGGGATGGCTGTAGTGTTAGTACAAGAACTCTTGCTGAAAGATTAAGTGAATTAGAGAACGAAAATTTAATACAAAAAATCGGAAATAAATATTATCTGACTAAAAAAGGAGAAGAATCTTTAGAAATTATTGAGAATATTTTAAAATGGGAAGCCAAGTGGGAAGAAGCAAAAATCCCAAAAATTATAATTGGAATGCTTGGAGATAAAGAAAGATAA
- a CDS encoding Sjogren's syndrome/scleroderma autoantigen 1 family protein — protein sequence MEEDEFIKILSNELLKGSKMLSKHCQKCGYPLFEKNGKIYCPVCERIKEEEIKTKDKEKELTTQKDKEDKKVEVNIEEIIKEKINYLGEKLKNENEINRIKEIAETLYILIKILKKIK from the coding sequence ATGGAAGAAGATGAATTTATAAAAATCTTATCAAATGAATTATTGAAAGGTAGTAAAATGCTATCAAAACATTGTCAAAAATGTGGTTATCCTCTATTTGAAAAGAATGGGAAAATATACTGCCCTGTATGTGAAAGGATTAAAGAGGAAGAGATAAAAACTAAGGATAAAGAAAAAGAATTAACTACTCAAAAAGATAAAGAGGATAAAAAAGTAGAAGTAAATATTGAAGAAATAATAAAAGAAAAAATAAATTACTTGGGAGAGAAATTAAAAAATGAAAATGAAATTAATAGAATTAAAGAAATCGCAGAAACTTTATATATTTTGATTAAAATCCTTAAGAAAATTAAATAA
- a CDS encoding ParA family protein → MKIVTFSVAKGGVGKTIITANVAAALAIKNKKVLLIDGDIGSKSLSHLLNIKSDVFLLDVIESGGSIKDAIVKTLIENLELLSIGKSLTDYLKFDIDVLKKFDELKDYDYIFIDAPTTSSGIETYLALGFSNYFVPILDYTAFGPSLQGAINTIVIGKNYLESEPVGFIINKADELPETVVNDVKKILGLECISIIHKSSVVEQSYAKKEIVYLKHSDKKFNSEINKIVNVLEKLKEAKKRNIPKVLEKIKESTLL, encoded by the coding sequence ATGAAAATAGTTACATTTTCTGTTGCAAAGGGTGGTGTAGGAAAAACAATCATTACAGCAAATGTTGCAGCAGCATTGGCAATAAAAAATAAGAAAGTTTTGCTTATTGATGGAGATATAGGATCAAAATCCTTATCTCATCTTTTAAATATAAAATCAGACGTATTTTTGTTGGATGTAATAGAAAGTGGAGGTTCAATAAAAGATGCCATAGTTAAAACATTAATTGAAAATCTTGAATTATTGTCAATTGGTAAGTCACTTACTGATTACTTAAAATTTGACATAGATGTGCTAAAAAAATTTGATGAGTTAAAAGATTACGACTATATATTTATAGATGCCCCAACAACATCAAGTGGTATTGAAACATACTTAGCGTTAGGGTTTTCTAACTACTTTGTTCCAATTTTGGATTATACTGCATTTGGTCCAAGTTTGCAGGGGGCTATTAATACCATAGTAATTGGAAAAAATTATTTAGAAAGTGAGCCAGTAGGATTTATAATAAACAAAGCTGATGAGTTGCCAGAAACAGTTGTTAACGATGTTAAGAAAATATTAGGTTTGGAGTGTATCTCTATCATTCACAAAAGTTCTGTAGTAGAACAATCCTACGCAAAAAAAGAAATTGTCTATTTAAAACATTCAGATAAAAAATTCAACTCTGAAATTAATAAAATCGTTAATGTATTGGAAAAACTAAAAGAAGCAAAGAAAAGAAACATTCCTAAGGTTCTTGAAAAAATAAAAGAAAGTACATTGTTATAA
- a CDS encoding radical SAM protein has product MKYLILKVTNRCNLKCIYCYANNKNNKDMDFKTAKNAINYLTNLDNKIKIQFTGGEPLLNFNLIEKVVEYCNNKYNDFKIEYAIQTNGSLITEKMAEKIKELNIKVGVSIDGLEINDILRPYKDGKSSTLDTLRGMYILKSYNVPFGITTVVTNKNLPYLEDFVKYLIAFGVKSISFDLLKVTKKEDLKLMPNFEEFNNLLNKLKSYPIYIKNLQKRDKNKYCYLNSGDLLFVNEYGDVYLCPALEGFKCLGNINKDNIELPKVKSNQCFAREFLMKLFGENYGRR; this is encoded by the coding sequence ATGAAATATCTAATATTGAAAGTAACGAATAGATGTAATTTAAAATGTATTTACTGCTATGCTAACAATAAAAATAATAAAGATATGGATTTTAAAACAGCCAAAAACGCTATAAACTATTTAACAAATTTAGATAATAAGATAAAAATACAATTTACTGGCGGAGAGCCCCTATTAAATTTTAATTTAATTGAAAAAGTTGTTGAATATTGTAATAACAAATACAATGACTTTAAAATTGAATATGCAATTCAAACCAATGGAAGTTTAATTACTGAAAAAATGGCAGAAAAAATCAAGGAACTTAATATAAAAGTTGGAGTTAGTATTGATGGATTGGAGATAAATGATATTTTGAGACCTTATAAAGATGGAAAATCATCAACCTTAGACACATTGAGAGGAATGTATATTTTAAAATCTTATAATGTTCCTTTTGGAATAACAACAGTTGTTACAAATAAAAATCTACCATATTTAGAGGATTTTGTTAAATACCTAATTGCTTTTGGCGTAAAAAGTATAAGTTTTGACTTATTAAAAGTAACAAAAAAAGAAGATTTAAAGTTAATGCCAAATTTTGAGGAATTTAACAACTTACTAAATAAATTAAAAAGTTATCCAATCTATATAAAAAATTTACAAAAAAGAGATAAAAATAAATATTGCTATTTAAACTCTGGAGATTTGCTATTTGTTAATGAATATGGAGATGTTTATTTATGCCCTGCATTGGAAGGGTTTAAATGCTTAGGAAATATAAATAAAGATAATATAGAATTACCTAAGGTAAAAAGTAATCAATGTTTTGCAAGAGAATTTTTAATGAAACTATTTGGTGAAAATTATGGAAGAAGATGA